The following are encoded together in the Fibrobacter sp. UWR4 genome:
- a CDS encoding type III pantothenate kinase, with amino-acid sequence MKSDSKKVVRKTRGKEPVICVVDVGNSHTVLGIFKGTKVVDYWRLTTRKETTSDEVMNKVGGLLGFSKIKTDEITHVGLSTVVPALERPWIKALDSLLKKRVQVVNSKNCMGLRINYQNPSMAGADRLCNVVAMREAGFKNAIIVDMGTATTFDVMKDGAFAGGVIIPGINASLDALTEKAARLLPVTIEWPDAVVADNTDDAIRAGLLYGFLAQLEFLIGKIKKEIGCDDMPVYATGGWGKTIARRTSLIDKYDPFLTLRGIRLVALNGDATNINSEESRDTEEE; translated from the coding sequence TTGAAGTCGGATAGTAAAAAGGTTGTGCGCAAGACTCGCGGCAAGGAGCCGGTAATCTGCGTGGTGGACGTAGGTAACTCCCACACCGTACTTGGTATCTTCAAGGGTACCAAGGTGGTGGATTACTGGCGCCTCACTACCCGCAAGGAAACGACTTCTGACGAAGTGATGAACAAGGTGGGTGGCCTTCTAGGCTTTTCCAAAATCAAAACGGATGAGATTACTCATGTTGGCCTATCTACGGTGGTGCCTGCATTGGAACGTCCGTGGATTAAGGCTCTGGATTCCTTGCTGAAGAAACGTGTGCAGGTGGTGAATTCCAAGAACTGCATGGGTTTGCGGATTAATTATCAGAATCCGTCTATGGCAGGCGCTGACCGTCTGTGTAACGTAGTCGCCATGCGCGAGGCGGGCTTCAAGAATGCGATTATTGTGGATATGGGGACCGCCACCACATTTGACGTCATGAAGGATGGCGCCTTTGCAGGTGGCGTGATTATTCCCGGTATTAACGCAAGCTTGGACGCCTTGACGGAGAAGGCAGCCCGACTGCTTCCGGTGACCATCGAATGGCCCGACGCAGTTGTTGCGGACAACACGGATGACGCCATTCGTGCAGGTCTTCTGTATGGTTTTCTTGCTCAGCTGGAATTCCTGATTGGAAAAATAAAGAAGGAAATTGGCTGCGACGATATGCCGGTTTATGCGACCGGCGGATGGGGAAAAACGATCGCTCGAAGAACATCTCTGATTGACAAGTATGATCCATTCCTGACGCTGCGAGGAATTCGCCTAGTGGCCCTGAACGGGGACGCGACGAATATCAATAGCGAGGAATCGCGAGACACCGAGGAAGAATAA
- the nadC gene encoding carboxylating nicotinate-nucleotide diphosphorylase encodes MYGDNSTPVFPTEDALTMIRLALAEDVRTGDVTSMWTIPADQKQHARLIAKEDGVVAGLPIIELVFKEMKANATVTLHKKDGDVVKKGDLIAELDGTTHELLTGERTLLNFIQQLSGVATVAHTFQEALKGGKTKVLDTRKTIPGFRTLQKYAVRVGGGSNHRMGLFDMVLVKDNHIAAAGGVLEALAVVKKNNTQNLMVEMEVENFDQLRALLNKGVDVIMLDNMSNETMAEALKIIKESGDKCLVEGSGNMTLERAKEIATLGLDFISVGALTHSVKALDISMRI; translated from the coding sequence ATGTACGGTGATAATTCTACTCCGGTATTTCCTACAGAAGATGCTTTGACCATGATTCGTCTGGCCTTGGCTGAAGATGTTCGCACTGGTGACGTGACCAGCATGTGGACTATTCCTGCTGACCAGAAACAGCACGCACGCCTCATCGCCAAGGAAGATGGCGTTGTGGCTGGCCTTCCCATTATTGAACTGGTGTTCAAGGAAATGAAGGCAAACGCAACTGTTACCCTTCACAAGAAGGATGGTGACGTGGTGAAGAAGGGTGACCTAATTGCCGAACTGGATGGTACTACCCACGAACTCTTGACTGGCGAACGTACCTTGCTGAACTTCATTCAGCAGCTCTCCGGCGTGGCAACTGTGGCCCACACTTTCCAGGAAGCTTTGAAGGGCGGCAAGACCAAGGTTCTTGATACTCGTAAGACCATTCCTGGTTTCCGAACCTTGCAGAAGTATGCTGTTCGCGTTGGCGGCGGCTCTAACCATCGAATGGGTCTCTTTGATATGGTGCTGGTGAAGGACAACCATATTGCTGCCGCCGGTGGCGTGCTGGAAGCTCTTGCCGTGGTGAAGAAGAATAATACCCAGAACCTTATGGTAGAAATGGAAGTGGAAAACTTCGATCAGCTCCGCGCACTTTTGAACAAGGGCGTTGACGTTATCATGCTGGACAACATGAGCAACGAAACTATGGCGGAAGCTCTGAAGATCATCAAGGAAAGTGGCGACAAGTGCCTGGTGGAAGGTTCCGGAAACATGACTCTGGAACGTGCCAAGGAAATTGCGACTCTCGGTCTTGACTTTATTTCTGTCGGCGCACTCACTCACAGCGTGAAGGCCCTTGATATTTCCATGAGGATATAA
- a CDS encoding sugar transferase: MIRATTLERILVILSDFVVLSICFGLAFWVQFHSGWIVDKFDPTKSFADYYHMGLVLNVAWLVLFTCAGLYRSWLLQSRTHQILRVIRAVVIGIVLIILCLFGAEFIGKVMSNEPLSSGYLYGSRFPWIFIYGGFSLSLVAVFRMAIYGCLRGLLRHGYGANNILVLGATEAGRKIAEDLARTPERGQRVIGFVDERFQVMEKEFAGAPVLGKYSDLPVLIKKYKVSGIIIAHESNSPQEIMRILVWICECPLHIYLVPELYQVISGQFKANLVYGFELQELLPFTMPPWQVRVKRVIDILFGTFLGICSLPICLLTALAIKLDDKGPIFYSQERIGLYGKPFYVYKFRTMRTDAEKFGAQWATKNDPRITRIGRFLRKTRIDELPQILCVLKGDMSMVGPRPERAVFIGKLREQIPFYISRLKMKPGLTGWAQVCHHYDTSTEDVKIKLKYDMYYYENMSLLLDFQILVRTVYVVLTGKGAQ; encoded by the coding sequence ATGATTCGAGCTACCACATTGGAAAGAATCCTCGTTATCCTGTCGGATTTCGTGGTGTTGTCCATTTGCTTTGGCTTGGCGTTTTGGGTTCAGTTCCATAGCGGTTGGATTGTCGATAAGTTCGACCCTACGAAGTCCTTTGCGGATTACTACCACATGGGCCTAGTTTTGAATGTCGCCTGGCTTGTGCTGTTTACTTGTGCGGGTCTTTATCGTTCCTGGCTCCTGCAGTCCAGGACACACCAGATCCTGCGAGTGATTCGTGCTGTGGTTATCGGAATTGTCTTGATTATTCTTTGCCTGTTCGGTGCTGAATTCATTGGCAAGGTGATGTCCAATGAACCCTTGAGCAGCGGCTATCTGTATGGATCCCGTTTCCCCTGGATCTTTATCTATGGTGGATTCTCCCTGAGTCTGGTGGCTGTTTTCCGTATGGCTATTTATGGATGTCTTCGTGGTCTCCTGCGTCATGGATATGGTGCCAACAATATTTTGGTGCTGGGTGCTACGGAAGCTGGTCGCAAAATTGCCGAGGATTTGGCTCGGACTCCGGAGCGTGGTCAGCGAGTGATTGGCTTTGTGGATGAACGTTTTCAGGTGATGGAAAAGGAATTTGCAGGTGCGCCTGTGCTAGGCAAGTATTCCGATCTGCCTGTCCTCATCAAGAAGTATAAAGTCTCTGGTATCATTATCGCTCACGAAAGTAACTCTCCCCAGGAAATCATGCGTATCCTGGTGTGGATTTGCGAATGTCCTCTTCATATTTATTTGGTTCCCGAACTTTATCAGGTGATTAGCGGTCAGTTCAAGGCAAATCTTGTTTATGGTTTTGAACTGCAGGAACTTTTGCCCTTTACGATGCCTCCCTGGCAGGTTCGCGTAAAGCGTGTAATCGATATTTTGTTCGGAACATTCCTGGGTATTTGTTCCTTGCCCATTTGCCTGCTGACGGCTCTCGCTATTAAGCTGGACGACAAGGGACCTATCTTCTATTCCCAGGAACGTATTGGTCTTTATGGTAAGCCCTTCTATGTGTACAAGTTCCGTACCATGCGTACCGATGCCGAAAAGTTCGGTGCCCAGTGGGCGACCAAGAACGATCCTCGCATTACTCGCATTGGGCGGTTCCTGCGTAAGACTCGTATTGATGAACTTCCCCAGATTTTGTGCGTGCTGAAGGGTGACATGAGCATGGTGGGACCTCGCCCGGAACGAGCTGTATTTATTGGTAAACTTCGCGAACAGATTCCGTTCTACATTAGCCGTCTGAAGATGAAGCCGGGCCTTACGGGCTGGGCTCAGGTGTGCCACCATTATGATACTAGCACCGAAGACGTGAAGATTAAACTTAAGTATGATATGTATTACTACGAGAACATGAGTCTGCTTTTGGATTTCCAGATTCTCGTTCGTACTGTTTATGTTGTTTTAACAGGAAAGGGCGCACAGTAG
- a CDS encoding homoserine dehydrogenase, producing the protein MLRIGLIGTGTVGGGVIQILEQKIAEYKEKLGVEMELACICAKSDEEVAPYKAKGYKTSTNADEMIASNDIDVLVELAGGYNMPRKWILAALENGKHVVTANKALLAKYGHEIFPLAAKKGLHVLFEAAVGGGIPIIRSLQEGLLGSTVENLSCIINGTCNYILSRMAEEGLDFDVVLKDAQRLGFAEADPTFDIEGIDSAHKTALLASLCSGHRVDFEKIHVTGISKITAQDIAIAKELGCCVKLLGIYRREGDRVDARVHPCLVPMEHQLSSVNRVLNAVYLQCDNLGETLQTGAGAGRLPTASAVVADLVSLARSTDCGSRKALPMGWFNVENSATLVPISETSARYYLRFTSRDACGVLAKITKILADNNISIETIIQKNVKDPGKVSVVVITENTQDSKAQKAVDAIDALAEIVEKSQVIRFLA; encoded by the coding sequence ATGTTGCGTATTGGTCTTATTGGTACAGGTACCGTCGGTGGCGGTGTTATTCAGATTCTTGAACAGAAGATTGCCGAATATAAGGAAAAGCTCGGTGTTGAAATGGAATTGGCTTGCATTTGCGCCAAGTCCGACGAAGAAGTGGCTCCTTATAAGGCTAAGGGCTATAAGACTTCTACCAATGCCGACGAAATGATCGCTTCCAATGATATCGACGTGCTGGTGGAACTTGCCGGTGGCTACAATATGCCCCGTAAGTGGATCCTTGCAGCCCTTGAAAACGGCAAGCATGTGGTTACCGCAAACAAGGCTCTCTTGGCTAAGTATGGCCATGAAATCTTCCCCCTGGCAGCTAAGAAGGGCTTGCATGTGTTGTTCGAAGCTGCTGTTGGCGGTGGCATTCCTATTATCCGTAGCCTTCAGGAAGGTCTCCTGGGTTCTACCGTTGAAAACCTGAGCTGCATCATTAACGGTACCTGTAACTACATCCTGTCCCGTATGGCAGAAGAAGGTCTGGACTTCGACGTAGTTCTTAAGGATGCCCAGCGTCTCGGTTTTGCTGAAGCCGATCCCACCTTCGATATCGAAGGTATCGACTCCGCTCACAAGACTGCACTTCTTGCTTCCCTTTGCAGCGGTCATCGCGTAGACTTCGAAAAGATTCATGTGACCGGCATTTCCAAGATTACCGCCCAGGATATCGCTATCGCCAAGGAACTTGGCTGCTGCGTAAAGCTCCTGGGTATTTACCGCCGTGAAGGTGACCGTGTGGACGCTCGTGTCCATCCGTGCCTGGTTCCCATGGAACATCAGCTGTCCAGCGTAAATCGCGTTCTCAACGCAGTCTACCTCCAGTGCGACAACCTGGGCGAAACCCTCCAGACTGGAGCTGGTGCAGGCCGTCTTCCCACCGCTTCTGCCGTTGTAGCCGACCTGGTCTCCCTGGCTCGCTCCACCGACTGCGGTTCCCGCAAGGCTCTGCCCATGGGTTGGTTCAACGTGGAAAATTCCGCAACGCTCGTTCCCATTTCCGAAACTTCCGCACGTTACTACCTGCGCTTCACTTCCCGTGACGCATGCGGCGTGCTGGCTAAGATCACCAAGATCCTGGCCGACAACAACATCTCCATCGAAACCATCATCCAGAAGAACGTTAAGGATCCGGGTAAGGTTTCCGTGGTTGTCATTACCGAAAATACCCAGGACAGCAAGGCTCAAAAGGCTGTGGATGCCATTGACGCTCTCGCTGAAATCGTGGAAAAGAGCCAGGTCATTCGTTTCTTGGCATAA